From the genome of Thiovibrio frasassiensis:
GGCGGTGAAGCGTTTCTTGGGGGAGGGGGTGGGGCCTCTCCCGTTACTGGATGCTACGCAGTTTATGGCTTCTGTTTTAGGAAAGGTAGAATAGTTTGCAGGTTTTGATTGTTAGTCAATATTTCTACCCGGAAAATTTCAGCATCAATGATGTTGCTGGCACTTTATTGGAAAAAGGCATTGAGGTTGAGGTTCTGACTGGCAAGCCGAACTATCCTTGTGGAGAAATATTCGCTGGTTACAGGGCATGGGGATGCCAACAAGATACTCATCGGGGTATTAATATCAACCGTATTCCAATATTGCCAAGAGGACGCGGAGGATGGTGGTTGGCTCTGAACTACCTGTCTTTCATTCTGGCTGGATTATTGTTCGCTCCCTGGATGTTGCGCAAAAAAAGATTCGATGTGATCTTTATCTACGCACCTTCTCCGATACTTCAGGCAATTCCAGCGATCTTCCTTGGGTGGCTGAAGAGATGTCCGGTGGTGTTGTGGGTGCAGGACCTGTGGCCGGAAAGTCTGTCGGCGACGGGGTATGTGCGAAATAGGGCGGTACTTAAGCTGGTTGAGCGGGTGGTGCGTTTTATTTATCGCCATGTTGATTTGCTCTTGGTGCAGTCAAGGGCATTTGAGGGGCCGGTCTGTGCTTTGGCATCAGGTACACCCATCGAATATTGTCCTAACTCGGTGGGCGACACCTTTGCGATTTCCGCCACTAATGAGACACCCTCAGTCGAGGGCCTTGGGGAAGGGTTTTCTGTGATGTTCGCCGGTAATATCGGTGCGGCGCAGGCTGTTGGGGTGATAGTTGAGGCCGCCTCCTTTTTGAGGGAATATGTGGACATTCATTTTGTTGTTTTGGGAGACGGGAGTTCTCGCGAATCGATGTTGAAGGAGGTGCGACAGCGTGGGCTGACCAATCTTCATCTGCCAGGACGGTTCCCCGTGGAGACGATGCCTGGCTTTATGCAGAAAGCATCGGTGTTGTTGGTGACGCTCGCGGACCAGCCGATCTTTGCGGCGACTGTTCCCAACAAAGTGCAGGCATATATGGCGGCAGGTAAGCCGATCATTGCCTGTTTGAATGGCGAGGGTGCGCGTCTAGTCGTTGAAGCCAAGGCCGGATTGGCCATACCCGCAGAAGATTCGATGGCTTTGGCAGATGCGATCTTGTATCTATATAAGCATTCGCCCGAAGAACGTGCAAAAATGGGAGAGAATGGACGGAGGTATTACCAGGAGCACTTCGCCCATGATCGTTTGATTGACCAGTTAATCAGGCAGTTGTGCAGAGTGTCGCAGAGCGAAAAGGATATTCCGTGAAAGTATTGGTGATCGGCGCGAGCGGAATGATAGGCAGTACGTTCCTGCGCATCTTGAGCGAGAAAAATGATTGGAAAGTCTTCGGCACGGTTCGTGACAGAAGTGTGAAACGATTTTTTTCAGCTTTGGGCGGTGAGCGCCTGATATCGGGCGTTGATGTCCAACACCATGATTTATTGGTAAGGATTCTGGATGAGATACGACCGGATGTGGTCGTCAATTGTGCTGGCTTGACTAAGCACAAACCGGACGCTGAAGATCCGCTGGTTTCCATTCCGATCAATACTTTGATGCCACACCGTCTTGCGGGGTTGTGCAAGCTAGTTGGTGCTCGCCTAATACATGTCAGCACGGACTGCATCTTCTCCGGAGAAAAAGGTGGATACGTCGAAAATGATTTTGCCGATGCGCGCGATGTGTATGGGAAATCCAAGGCACTAGGCGAGGTGAATTATCCGCACGCCATTACATTGCGCACTTCGACCATAGGTCATGAATTGCAAAGCCAATTCGGTCTGCTGGAGTGGTTCCTATTGCAAGAAAGGTGTTGTAAGGGGTATACTCGTGCCATTTTTTCCGGGTTGCCAACGGTGGTTTTTGCACAAGTCGTGCGTGATGTGGTAATCCCGCGCAAAGAGTTGTCTGGCGTTTATCATGTCGCAGCGCAGCCCATTTCCAAATACGACCTACTAAAATTGATTGCTGATGTGTATGGCAAAACGATCGATATTGTCCCGGATGAGCAGTTGGTGATTGACCGTTCACTCAATGCAGATCGTTTCCGGGATGTCACGGGCTATGT
Proteins encoded in this window:
- a CDS encoding dTDP-4-dehydrorhamnose reductase family protein; this translates as MKVLVIGASGMIGSTFLRILSEKNDWKVFGTVRDRSVKRFFSALGGERLISGVDVQHHDLLVRILDEIRPDVVVNCAGLTKHKPDAEDPLVSIPINTLMPHRLAGLCKLVGARLIHVSTDCIFSGEKGGYVENDFADARDVYGKSKALGEVNYPHAITLRTSTIGHELQSQFGLLEWFLLQERCCKGYTRAIFSGLPTVVFAQVVRDVVIPRKELSGVYHVAAQPISKYDLLKLIADVYGKTIDIVPDEQLVIDRSLNADRFRDVTGYVAPSWPELIQLMHTYK
- a CDS encoding glycosyltransferase family 4 protein — encoded protein: MQVLIVSQYFYPENFSINDVAGTLLEKGIEVEVLTGKPNYPCGEIFAGYRAWGCQQDTHRGININRIPILPRGRGGWWLALNYLSFILAGLLFAPWMLRKKRFDVIFIYAPSPILQAIPAIFLGWLKRCPVVLWVQDLWPESLSATGYVRNRAVLKLVERVVRFIYRHVDLLLVQSRAFEGPVCALASGTPIEYCPNSVGDTFAISATNETPSVEGLGEGFSVMFAGNIGAAQAVGVIVEAASFLREYVDIHFVVLGDGSSRESMLKEVRQRGLTNLHLPGRFPVETMPGFMQKASVLLVTLADQPIFAATVPNKVQAYMAAGKPIIACLNGEGARLVVEAKAGLAIPAEDSMALADAILYLYKHSPEERAKMGENGRRYYQEHFAHDRLIDQLIRQLCRVSQSEKDIP